ACAACTTATATACCTCACTTTGGCGGCTATGATACATTAATTCAGATGCTGTAGTCATTGATTCAGCACGCAATTCCTTTAGCATATTTTGTTGCTTTGCTGTTTCGCGAACTATCTTTTCTGATTTATAACGGTTAGCAATATATAAAATAGCCAAAACAGTGATAAACAGGATATAAGGTAGCTGCTTGACTACAATTTTTCTTGTCAGCACATTACCGCCCAGAATATCTTTAATAGAACCGATTTTAAAATCTTCAGAATCAGTGTCCTTAATGTAATCCGTATTATTATCTTCTTTTTTCATAACACTCGATTCAAAATTCAATACTATTTAATAGAATTAAAGCCTTCTCCCTATTCTTAATTTTGCGCTCCTTGCCTTACTATTTATCTGTATTTCAGACAATTCTGGCAAAATAACTTTTTTATTTACGGGGGCGAAAGGTACTACATAATTTCCATAAATGTCTTTTTCAACTTCACCCTCAAAAATTCCTTTTTTAATAAAATTTTTAACTATTCGGTCTTCTAAAGAATGGTAAGTAATA
The window above is part of the Bacteroidota bacterium genome. Proteins encoded here:
- a CDS encoding FtsL-like putative cell division protein; this encodes MKKEDNNTDYIKDTDSEDFKIGSIKDILGGNVLTRKIVVKQLPYILFITVLAILYIANRYKSEKIVRETAKQQNMLKELRAESMTTASELMYHSRQSEVYKLLKDHHIDLKECVEPPKKIVVK